The genome window TAGTCATGATCTAGTGGGTGAACCAAACGGAGTGTGTATTTACATTTTTTGATTCGTATTTCGTCGCCTGGCATAACGGCTAAAATCACATGACCATCACAACTTACTTGTAATTCTTCATGATTATTTGTGGCTACAACCAGTTTTATTTCACTGTCGCCATCGACCACAATTGGACGAGAGCTTAGCGTATGCGGAAACATTGGCACTAACGAAAGGGCATTTAAGTTTGGTGTCATAATAGGACCACCGGCCGACATAGAATAAGCTGTTGACCCTGTTGGCGTAGACACAATAATTCCGTCAGAGCGCTGTGAAAACATGAATACATCATCTAAATAAACCGCAAACTCCATCATACTGGCAACTTTACCTGGATGAAGTACAGCTTCATTCATAGCACTATTAGAGCTTTTTAGCTGACCATGGCGATAGACTTCTGCTTGAATTAAAAATCGTTGTTCTGTTTTTGAGTGACCATCTAAAATAGCTTCAAGAGGCTCAATCAAGTTATCAGGCGATAAATCTGTTAAAAAACCTAAGTTGCCGCGGTTAACACCAAGCACAGCAATGTCATAACTTGATAAAACTCGGGCAGCACCTAGCATATAGCCATCGCCACCGACAACAATTGCCAAATCAGCCTGCTTGCCAATTTCAACAATATCAAAGGTATGAATGTCTTCTTTATTTAGTTTGTTGGCCACGGCTGTTTCTATCATGACTTGGTAGTTATTACCTTCCAAATAATGATGAAGCGCTGCAATAGTTGCTAAGGCTCCTTCATGCTCGGGTTTACCGATAAGGCCTATTGTTTTATACATTTTAGTCATTTAAATCGTGCTAATTTATTGTTTATTATGGCAGTTTTACCGACATTTTTCCTATTGTAAAGAGCACATATGCTAAATAGTTAAAAAATCTCCTTGAAACCTTTAATAAAGCCCCCATAATTATCACAATTATGAATTAAAAAGTCCGGTTTAGGACGAAATGATATTGTGGAGTTATCGATGACTACTGAGTCAACAAATACTGATAAAGATGTTTCAGCAAGTGAAGCTGAATTGAATGCAACTGAAGAGCAAACGGTTGAACAAAGTGATATAGAGCAAACTGAAACGGTTGAAGACGAAGTGGTTGTAGAATTAACTGCAGAGCAACAAAAAATTGCTGAACTTGAACAAGCGTTAGCAGCTGCACAAATGACTGTTGCTGATCAAAAAGACTCTGTTATTCGAGCTAAAGCTGAAGTAGACAACATTCGTCGTCGCAGTGCGCAAGAAGTGGATAAAGCGAAAAAATTTGCTTTGGAAAAGTTTGCCGGTGAAATGCTAAACGTAGTTGATAACCTTGAACGTGGTTTAGCAACAATTGATGCTGAAGCAGAAGAGCAAAAATCTGTATTTGAAGGGGTAAATTTAACCCTGCAAGGTTTGTCCTCAGGCCTCGAAAAGTTTGGTGTTAAATCGGTCGATCCAAAAGATCAACCTTTTAACCCTGAATTACATCAAGCCATGTCGATGCAAGAAGTTGAAGGTGTTCAGCCAAATACTGTTATTGCAGTAATGCAAAAAGGCTATGAACTGAACGGCCGTCTTATTCGTCCTGCGATGGTTATGGTTTCAAAATAAACCTAATACCAATCTGCATAAATATATGGTCAACTCAGTGATTATCAAACGCTCGAGAGTAATCAAAATTTGAAGTAAATAGTTATTCTATATTCTTGAAGTTTTGGGCCGTTATCGTGGGTTTGATAAGCATCCAAAGGGCGATTGTTCTTTATGTAGAATGGTATAACACTGAATTCACCATAAAAGAGCAAGCTAGTCTTGCTCTTTTTTTTACTTCAAGGAAGAAGGAATGCAAACTGCCATGGACCGCTCAAACGCGTCCATGCGAACACGGCATTCAATACATCCTATATCTCATGGCAATAAGTTTGTAACTCATTAGATTGATTGATCAAAAAGTCTATTTGTTGTTGTAAAACTCTGCTTTGTAAAATTAATTGGCTATGTGTTTTTACTCTAGCTAATAATATTTTGGGGATGATAGGCTTAGTTATGTAATCTACCGCTCCGATCTCTAGCCCTCTAACGACGTCCTTTACACTTGCTAACGCGGTAGTAAAAATTACTCTTATATTTTGAGTCAGTGGATTTGATTTTAGTTGTTTACAAAATGTTAAACCATCAATTTCGGGCATCATTATATCGAGCAAAATTATATCGGGTGGATTATTTGAAAGGCAAATTTTCATCTAAGAATTAGCATTGTTAGCTGCCTTCACCTTAAATTTACCTTTAAGTGTACCAGTAACGATTTCAATATTTGAGGGTATATCATCAGCAATAAGTATTTGTATATCTTCAAGCCTGGCTACGTTTTTAAAATGATGGTTTATTGCAGACTTTGCTAGTTGCTGTTTATGGTTTCTTACTGGAAATTCAATGGCATTTATCAATCTTTCTTCAATGAGTGAAGATGTCAGTGGCAGTACAATGTACTCAGTTATACCAAGCCTGATTAATTAAATTTGGCGCAATAATATTTAAGATCACAACTATAGGTAATTTAAAGAGGTTCTTATTGGATCTAATGTGGCTAATCAATAGCTTGATATATTCATCGTTATTGTTTTGCCAATAACAAATTACCAAATCATATTGCTTAGCTTTTAAATAATTTTGACTTTGTGCTAATGAGTCAGCCAAATTACTACTAAAATCAAAGTTTGCGATATACTGCACAGTATTATCGTATTCTCCATTAGCAAAATTAACCAATAGTACTGATTTTCCTTGTAAAATTTCAATAGAACTTTCCTGCATATTTCCCTTAATAAAGTCGCAATTTTCAATACTCTTTATATACTAGATTAAAAGTCGTATAAAAATTCGTAAAAATGTATTCTTTTAAAAAAATATTTTTCAGCTCACTTTGTTTACTTTTACAAATTGTTTGCCTTGAAATTAATGCACAAGAGTTATCTGCTGATTTAAAAGCATGGGCAGAGAAAAATCCTGTTATCTCAATTGCAATCGATTCGAGTCTTGCTCCTTTGGACTATCTTGATGAAAATGATAAAGCCACAGGGATCGGAGCACTGTACCGGAATGAATTAAATAAAATCCTGCCGGTAAAGTTAGAGGTGACTTCCGCCTTAACATTTTCTGAAGTACTTAGTGAAGTGCAAACCCACCAAGTAGATGCATTATCTTTGTGTTCCTATACAGAGTCGAGAGCAGGAACGGTTCTGTTTTCTAAGCCAATCCTTTCCAGGGCGTCAATTTTAGTGGTAAGTAAAAGCTCTACCATTAAAACTATTTCCGACATATCCAAAAATAATACAATCGGTGTAGTAAAAGGCTTTGTGAATTTAGAGCACGCGATTGCTTTGGTTGGCCACAATAATTCAATTCAAGTCGATAATTTAAACTTTGGTTTAGAGCAAGTTCATACCGGGGAGTTGGATGCTTTTATTACTTCTTCCGTAGGTTTAATTTATGCTGAAAAAGATCAGGTAGAAGACAGGTTTCATACAATACCTTTAAATCATCTAAGGGCCTTTGACTTAGGATTTTGTATTGATACCAATAAACCGGAACTGCAAGCAATATTAAACTGGGGAATTGATCAATTAGGCAATGATGCTTGGCAGAATATTAGCTACGATTGGACAAATTCATTAAAAAAGCAACCACTAGCTTCTGAAGCTTTTAGTATAGACTATCAATTTTATCTATTTATATTGGCAGGTATTTTAGCGTTAATATTTATGGTTATTGAAGGTCGAAAATATGCAGATGAAATAGCGATTAAATTCGGTACCGAACGCTTTAAAGCAATTTATATAATGGTTGTTGTACTTATTTTATCTATATTAATCATAGCAGCAACTTGGTATTTACAGGATTTTAAAAAGCAATCATCAGCCAAAGTAGAACAAATATTAGATTTAAGTCAAGATCGAATTTCTAATGATTTAAATAATTGGTATAACTCACGACTTTTACTGGTAAAGCAGGTTAGTAGGTTACCTTTATTTAAGCAACAAGTTGAAGCATTAGTAACAGCTAAAAACAGTAATGATACTAATGAAATTAGCAATGTCAGAGATAGTTTACATCAATTCTTTGCGCAACGACCCTCAACAACATTAAATGCCCGTGGATACAATATAATATCCACGTCAGGAGTTAATTTACTTAATCATATTAATGAACTTACTGGTCAACAAAATGCAATCACTCAACAGCGTATTGATATATTTAAACAAGTCCTCAATGGTGAAACAAAATTTATACCGGCGGTAAAACCCCACCTAACTTCGTCATCGGAAGAAAATCGCGAAAGTTTTATTTATATAGCTAGTCCTGTCTTTGATAGTGACGGTAATATTATCGCTGTATTCGCCTTAAATTTTGATCCGCTAAAAAGTTTTACTTCAATTTTTACCCAATTAAAAAAAGGTGAAACATTTGATGCTGTAGCTATAGATGTTAATGGTCAATTAGTTTCCGGTAGTCGATTTCAAAAAGCACTAATAAAAACAAAGAAAATATCGATAAAACAATCAGCCATATTAAACGTATCTTTACCAGATACACAAAATAACCAGATTGTACAAAGTACAATATTAGGCATTGGTGGGAAGAGCTTTTCAGGTTATCTAAATTATCGAAACAAATTGGTTGTTGGGACTTGGAAGTGGCATAAGTTATTTAATATCACTACCGTAGTTGAATTAGATTTTGAGGAGTTTGAAGAAGAATATATACAGTTAAGAGATGTTCTGTTTAGCATTTTATCGGTTACAATTTTTATTCTCATCGCCTTGTCATCTTTCATGTTTATTATTTCACGACGAGCAAACGAAATTAACAATCGTTCAAAAGCTGAACTAGAAAACTTGGTTGCTCATCGAACTGAAGAGTTAGCAAATTCTGAGCGTAAAAACCGTTCGGTATTAAGCTCTGTTGCCGATGGTATTTTTGGTATTGATAAACAAGGGAATTGTGTATTTTTTAATGAGTCGGCTTGTACTCTATTAGGCTTTACTGAAGCGGAAGCTATTGGACAAAACTACTTAAATTTGTTTAACCATACAAATGCCGATGGCTCTGAAAATACGATTGAAACGAGCATCATTGCCAATGCAATTAAAACTCAAAAAACTATTCGAGTTTCTAACAATGTATTTTGGCATAAGGACGGTGAAAAGATTTTTGTTGGATACTCAGTGGCGCCGATCACGTCAACGGATGATGGCTTGGTTGCCGTCGTAGCTTTTAGTGATATAAGTGATAGGTTGAAAGAACGGGAAAGAATTGACAGTCTGTTAGAGACTGCGCCAATTACTATGTTGGTAGTAAATCAGAGCGATTTGATTGTACAGGCCAATGCAACAACTCAGCGGATGTTAGGTTTTACGCCAAATGAATTAGTTGGTCAGCCATTATCAACGCTTGTGCCTGAGCACCGGCGAGCAGAGCACCATTCTTTCACATTGGATTATTGGAAAGATCCTGTGATCCACCGCAGTGGGATTGATGACGGTGCTCTTGACTTGCTGACTAAAAATGGTGGGAGCATTGAAGTCGAGTCGGTTTATACGCCAATTAACATTGCCGAAGAACAACTTTTAATTATTTCCATTCGTGATATTACCCAAGAGAACTTGGCGAAAAAAGCCTTAGTTGCAGCGAAACAATTGAGTGATGAAGCGAGCAAAGCCAAATCAGACTTTTTAGCCAATATGAGTCATGAAATCCGAACGCCAATGAATGCGATTATTGGTATGTCACATCTAGCTTTAGAATATGATTTAGACAATAAGCCAAGAAATTACATTCAAAAAGTACATAAAGCTGCTGAATCATTACTTGGTATTATTAATGATATTCTCGATTTTTCAAAAATTGAGGCTGGTAAGCTAGATTTAGAACGAATTGATTTTCACCTAGAAGATGTTATGCACGACCTGGCTAATATTATTGGCTTGCAAACCCATGAAAAAGGCTTGGAATTATTATTTAATATCGCCCCCGATATACCAATATATTTAACCGGTGATCCGCTTCGTTTAAATCAAATATTAATTAATCTTGCTAGCAATGCGGCAAAATTTACCGAGCAAGGGCAGATTGTTATTTCAATCAAGCTGGTAGAGCTTGAATCTAAACAAGTTAAATTAAGATTTGCCATACAAGATTCCGGTATAGGTATGAGCGAAGAACAATTACAAAAACTGTTTAAGTCATTTTCACAAGCCGACTCATCAACCACTCGTAAATACGGCGGCACTGGCTTAGGTCTTACTATTTGTAAAAAATTAGTCACTCTTATGGGCGGAGATATCTGGGTTGAAAGTAATGTAGGTAAAGGAAGTTGCTTCTTTTTTGATGTCTGCTTAGAACTACCTAAAGGTCAGGTGGAACAAAAATTTACTGAGCAACAAATGCAAATGTTGGCCAATAAAAATGTTCTCATAGTCGACGATAATCCAATGGCACTGGAAGTACTGCAAGCAATAATGAAATCATTTAAGTGTAATGTCATTACTGCAACAAATGGTCTTGAAGCTATTGCTGTTGCGCAAGCATTTGACAGTGAATTCGACTTTGCCTTAATAGATTGGAAAATGCCGGGCATAGACGGTATTAAAACTATTGAAAAATTAAAAACACTAGTGTCAGATAAAACCAAAAATTTTATTATGGTTACCGCTCATGGCCGAGAAGAAATAAAACGCTATGCCCAAGATGTTGGTAGCGACTTTATTGATAGCTTTATAGCAAAACCAGTAACAGCCTCATCTGTATTTGATGAAATGATGCACTTAATGGGGCAGTCATTTATCGAAACCAATCGTACGTTGAAAAGAACAAATGAATTACGCCAAGATCAACAGTCCTTAGCGGGGGCAAAAATTTTGTTAGTTGAAGACAATGAATTAAATCAGGAACTTGCGATGGAATTGTTAAAGCAAGCAGATATCATAGTTGATCTTGCTGAAAATGGTGAACAAGCGGTGAATATGGCTAATGAGCAAACTTATGATGGTATTTTAATGGATCTGCAAATGCCAATTATGGATGGTTACACGGCTACCGGAATTATTCGCCAGGAATACCCTAAACTTCCTATATTAGCGATGACTGCAAATGCTATGGCTGGAGATAAAGAAAAAGTAGTTGCTGCAGGCATGAATGATCATATTGCCAAACCCATTAATGTTGGTGAAATGTTTGCCATTATGAATAAATGGATAAAGCCAAGTGGACTGTCTGTAACTCAAAAGCAAGGCATAGCTGAGCAAGTCAAACAAATTGCTAATATAGAAAAACCAGTTGTTACTGATATTACACTAGTTAGCTTTAGCCATATAAATATTAGTTCCGGCCTTGCTATATGTAATGGTAATGCAGAACTATATACCCGCTTATTGAAGAAATTCACCTCTAATCAAAGCTCATTTTATTTAAGCTTTAATGAAGCATGGTCTGAGAATCAAATAAAAGATGCCACGTTAATTGCGCATACATTAAAAGGTGCTGCCGCAAATATCGGAGCTAAAGTCTTACACCAGCAAGCTGGTGAGTTAGAAAGCGCTTGCGTCAATGAGGAAGAAACTGAAGTCATTAGTAGCGAATTTCAATTATGTAGTCAAAAGTTACAGCTAGTAATGACTGAGTTAAATGAATTTTTTGAAAAACAAGACTCCTTAGAAAATGGCGCTACACTTAATAAAGATGAACCTCTATTTGATTTACACGCTTTATTGCCTAAGTTAATCGAGTTATTAGCTCTTGTTAATGAGTTTGATGCTGATGCAAGCGAATTGGCGGAACATATTATGAAGGAGATCGCTGCGAAAGATATAAAGCAAAACTTTAAAGTAGTATTAAAAGCTATTGAATCATACGACTTTGATCAAGCGACTGTGCAATTAGTACAGTTTTTAGATAAACATAATTTGGAATATTAAATGAGCGAACAATTCACGGTATTAATTGTTGATGACAACGCCGATAATATTGACGTGTTAAATGGAATTTTACGACCATTTTATAAAGTTAAAGCTGCGCTAAATGGTGAGTTGGCATTAAAGATTGCTAATGGTAAGCAAAAACCCGATCTTATTTTACTCGATGTAATGATGCCGAAAATGGATGGCCATGAAGTGTGTCGACGCTTAAAAGCTAGCCCGGTAACCTCAGATATCCCAGTAATTTTTGTCACCGCTAAAACTGAAATCGCCGATGAACAAAGTGGCTTTGCTTTAGGAGCTGTTGATTATATTACCAAGCCGGTTAGTGTGCCTATTGTTCAAGCCCGGGTAAAAACTCAACTAGCGTTGTATGATCAACAACGAGAACTAGAAAATAAAGTTAAAGAAAGAACCAAAGAATTAGAAAATACCCGAGCTCAAATCATTAGGCGATTAGGTAGAGCGGCTGAATTCAAAGATAATGAAACCGGTATGCATGTAATTAGGATGAGTTGCTATGCAAAGTTTTTGGCTGTTGAAATTAATGCAAATAGTGAATGGGCTGAATTACTGTCTAACGCGGCGCCAATGCATGATATTGGAAAAATAGGTATTCCAGATCATATTTTGCTAAAGCCTGAGAAACTTAATGATGAAGAATGGCTAGAAATGCAGCGCCACGTTGAATATGGAGTAGAAATCTTAGGTAACCATGATTCACCGTTATTATCTCTTGCAGTTGAGGTTTGTGCCTATCATCATGAAAAGTTTGATGGTAGTGGTTATCCAAACCAACTTAAAGGTAAGGATATTCCACTAAGTGCTCGGATAGTCGCAATTGCTGATGTTTTTGATGCGCTAACTTCTGAGCGCCCATATAAAAAGGCATGGAGCATTGAACAGGCTTTTGCTTTCATTGATGAGCAGTCAGGAAAACATTTCGATCCAGACTTAATCGCACCGTTTAAAAATTGTTTAGAGCAAATCAAACAAGTAATGTGCGAATATGCTGATGAACATGAACGTGCCACTTTTGGTAATGTGTAGTGGAGTATCAAGTGTTATTACCGCTTTAATTAACTATTTTTACAAAAAAGTTCATTTTTTTTAATTTTTTTTATTTTTTCTATTGAAAAATAATTACACCCACCCCACTTATTGAATATCAAAGAATTATCTGAAATATTTTAAGTGGAGATCCTCAAATGGGCAAAATTATTGGTATTGACCTTGGGACAACAAACTCATGTGTTGCTGTATTAGACGGCGATAGCGTACGTGTTATTGAAAATGCAGAAGGCGATCGTACAACTCCTTCTATCATCGCATACACTGCGGAAGGCGAAACGTTAGTTGGTCAACCAGCAAAACGTCAATCAGTAACGAACCCAACGAATACATTATTCGCTATCAAGCGTTTAATTGGTCGTCGTTTTGAAGACAAAGAAGTTCAACGTGACATCTCGATCATGCCATTTGGTATTGTTAAAGCTGACAATGGTGATGCTTGGGTTGAAGCAAAAGGCGAGAAAGTAGCGCCACCACAAATTTCTGCTGAAGTTATCGCAAAAATGAAAAAGACTGCGGAAGACTTCCTAGGTGAATCAGTAACTGAAGCTGTTATCACTGTTCCTGCATATTTTAACGATTCACAACGTCAAGCAACTAAAGATGCTGGTCGTATTGCTGGTCTTGATGTAAAACGTATCATCAACGAGCCAACTGCTGCTGCACTAGCTTACGGCATGGACAAGCAAGAAGGCGATCGCGTAGTTGCTGTATATGACTTAGGTGGTGGTACATTCGATATCTCCATTATTGAAATTGATGAAGTTGAAGGCGAGCACACGTTTGAAGTTCTAGCGACTAACGGTGACACACACTTAGGTGGTGAAGATTTCGATAACCGTTTAATCAATTACCTGGTAGCTGAATTCAAGAAAGATCAAGGCATGGATTTAACAACCGATCCACTAGCGATGCAACGTTTGAAAGAAGCGGCTGAAAAAGCTAAGTGTGAGTTATCTTCGGCACAACAAACTGATGTTAACTTACCTTACATCACAGCTGATGCTTCTGGTCCTAAGCACATGAACATTAAAGTCACTCGCGCTAAATTAGAGTCACTTGTTGAAGATATGGTTAAAGCGACATTAGAGCCGTTAAAAATAGCGCTAGCTGATGCTGACTTATCAACGTCTGATATCACCGATGTGATTATGGTTGGTGGTCAAACACGTATGCCTATGGTGCAAGAAGCGGTTACTAACTTCTTCGGCAAAGAGCCACGTAAAGATGTTAACCCTGATGAAGCTGTTGCATCTGGTGCTGCAGTTCAAGCCGGTGTTTTATCTGGTGATGTTACAGACGTGCTTCTACTTGACGTTACTCCATTATCTCTTGGTATTGAGACTATGGGCGGCGTGATGACTAAAGTTATCGATAAGAATACAACTATTCCAACTAAACAGTCACAAACGTTCTCAACAGCTGAAGATAACCAATCTGCTGTAACAGTACACGTTGTACAGGGTGAACGTAAGCAAGCATCACTAAACAAATCTTTAGGTCAATTTAACCTTGAAGGTATTGACGCAGCGCCTCGTGGTACACCACAAATCGAAGTTACTTTTGATATCGATGCTGATGGTATCTTGCACGTAACGGCGAAAGATAAAAATACTGGTAAAGAACAAAAAATCACTATCAAAGCATCATCTGGTTTATCTGACGATGAAGTAGAGCAAATGGTACGTGATGCTGAAGCTAACGCTGACGCTGACGCTAAGTTTGAAGAGCTAGTTACTGCTCGTAACCAAGCTGACGGTATGGTTCATGCTACTCGTACGCAAATTACTGAAGCTGGTGATGATTTACCAACTGAAGACAAAGACAAAATTGAAGCTGCATTAACCGAACTTGAAGAAGCTCTTAAAGGCGACGACAAAGAAGCTATTGATGCAAAATCTCAAGCAGTAATTGAAGCGTCTGCAAAACTTATGGAAATTGCTCAAGCTAAAGCACAAGCTCAAGGCGGCGCAGCTCCTGAAGGTCAAGAGCCACAAGCTCAACCTGCAGACGATGTAGTAGATGCTGAGTTTGAAGAAGTAAAAGAAGACAAAAAATAATAACTAACTAAGTACACCTTAGGTTAGATATTTAATAAAGCGCTGCAGAGACTTAGTCATGCCAGCGCTTTATTGTTTAAAACGAAAAAGTTGAAATAAAGATTATTATGTCAAAACGTGATTATTATGAAGTTCTTGGTTTGTCGCAAGACGCTGGTGAACGTGAAATAAAAAAAGCTTACAAACGCCTTGCAATGAAATTTCATCCTGACCGCACCAAAGGTGACAAGGATAAAGAAGAGCAATTTAAAGAAGTAAAAGAAGCTTACGAAATTTTAAATGATGATCAAAAGCGTGCTGCTTATGATCAATACGGCCATGCAGCTTTCGAGCAAGGTGGTCACGGAGGCGGCGGTGGCTTTGGTGGCGGTGGCTTTGGGCAAGACTTTGGTGATATCTTTGGCGATATTTTTGGCGGCGGTGGCGGCCGAGGTCGTCAACAACGTCAACAGCGTGGTTCAGATTTACGCTACAACTTAGACCTAAGCCTTGAAGAAGCCGTTAAAGGTAAAACCGTAGAGCTTAAAGTACCAACTTATGTGAACTGTGATCCTTGTAAAGGTAGCGGAGCTAAAAAAGGCACTTCAGCAAGTACTTGTCAAACTTGTCATGGCCATGGCCAAGTACAAATGCGCCAAGGTTTATTTGCGGTACAGCAAACCTGTCCAACGTGTTCTGGTCGCGGTAAGGTGATTAAAGAGCCATGTACATCGTGTCGTGGTCAAGGCCGAGTTGAGAAAACCAAAACATTATCAGCTAAAGTTCCAGCAGGGGTTGATACTGGCGATAGAATTCGTTTATCTGGTGAGGGTGAAGCCGGTGAAATGGGCGCACCAGCAGGTGATTTATATGTTCAGGTTAATGTGCGTGATCATGATATCTTTGTTCGTGATGAAAATAACTTGTACTGTGAAGTACCAATCAGTTTTACTACAGCTGCGCTTGGTGGTGAAATTCAAGTGCCCACACTAGACGGTAAAGTAAAACTGAAAATACCTAGCGAAACTCAAACCGGAAAAATGTTCCGCATGCGTGGTAAAGGTGTTAAATCAGTGCGCAGTTCAATTACTGGCGACTTAATGTGTAAAGTTGTAATAGAAACGCCGGTAAACTTGAAAACTGAACAAAAAGAGTTACTTGAACAACTACAAGCGAGTATGGGTGAAGGTAAAGACGCCGCTCACTTTCGTCCGAAAGAGCAAGGTTTCTTTGATGGCGTAAAAAAATTCTTTGATGGTTTAAAGTAATAAGTTAATGAAAACTGGTAATCGAAAGGCTGCAATTTTTTGCAGCCTTTTTTGTTTGAATAATGTCTGGATAATTATCCTTTTCAAGGATAATGTTAGTTTAAAGTCGGCCCACCTCAAGGCTAGTTTAGGTCTGGCTGATGTGAGCCTTGAATAGCGTGAATTGATTCGTCAGTTTTGGTAAAAAATTACTCGTTAGATGAGTATTTTAGACTATAATAGTAATACTTAATTTTAGGAGTTAACAGAATGGTTTCTATTAAAAAATTCTTCGTTTTAATATTTTTTATGGCTGTTACTGGTCCGGCACTATCTGGTTATGATGAAGCTTTAGATTTGATCAATAGAGGCGAATTTATTGAGGCTGTAGAAGAGTTAAAGCCACTCGTTGAATTAGGCTACCCACCTGCGCTGTACCACCAGGCAGCTCTTTATGAAAATGGTCAAGGTGTTAAAAGAGATCAGGTTAAAGCGTTTGAATTATACACGCGAGCTGCCAATCGAGGTATAGCTGAAGCTCAGTTTTCCTTGGCGCAAATGTACCTTGAAGGTAGGGGGTGCACAAAAGACACAACACAAGGATTTGAATATACTCGTAGAGCGGCTGATAAAGGTTTAGCTGCTGCTCAATATAATTTAGCTGTAATGTATCAAAAAGGTGAGGTTACAACTCAGAGTTATCGCAATGCGGCAATTTGGTATGAAGATGCAGCAATGCA of Thalassotalea fonticola contains these proteins:
- the nadK gene encoding NAD(+) kinase, yielding MTKMYKTIGLIGKPEHEGALATIAALHHYLEGNNYQVMIETAVANKLNKEDIHTFDIVEIGKQADLAIVVGGDGYMLGAARVLSSYDIAVLGVNRGNLGFLTDLSPDNLIEPLEAILDGHSKTEQRFLIQAEVYRHGQLKSSNSAMNEAVLHPGKVASMMEFAVYLDDVFMFSQRSDGIIVSTPTGSTAYSMSAGGPIMTPNLNALSLVPMFPHTLSSRPIVVDGDSEIKLVVATNNHEELQVSCDGHVILAVMPGDEIRIKKCKYTLRLVHPLDHDYFNVLRTKLSWGNKVY
- the grpE gene encoding nucleotide exchange factor GrpE; this encodes MTTESTNTDKDVSASEAELNATEEQTVEQSDIEQTETVEDEVVVELTAEQQKIAELEQALAAAQMTVADQKDSVIRAKAEVDNIRRRSAQEVDKAKKFALEKFAGEMLNVVDNLERGLATIDAEAEEQKSVFEGVNLTLQGLSSGLEKFGVKSVDPKDQPFNPELHQAMSMQEVEGVQPNTVIAVMQKGYELNGRLIRPAMVMVSK
- a CDS encoding response regulator, whose product is MKICLSNNPPDIILLDIMMPEIDGLTFCKQLKSNPLTQNIRVIFTTALASVKDVVRGLEIGAVDYITKPIIPKILLARVKTHSQLILQSRVLQQQIDFLINQSNELQTYCHEI
- a CDS encoding response regulator, with amino-acid sequence MINAIEFPVRNHKQQLAKSAINHHFKNVARLEDIQILIADDIPSNIEIVTGTLKGKFKVKAANNANS
- a CDS encoding response regulator, yielding MYSFKKIFFSSLCLLLQIVCLEINAQELSADLKAWAEKNPVISIAIDSSLAPLDYLDENDKATGIGALYRNELNKILPVKLEVTSALTFSEVLSEVQTHQVDALSLCSYTESRAGTVLFSKPILSRASILVVSKSSTIKTISDISKNNTIGVVKGFVNLEHAIALVGHNNSIQVDNLNFGLEQVHTGELDAFITSSVGLIYAEKDQVEDRFHTIPLNHLRAFDLGFCIDTNKPELQAILNWGIDQLGNDAWQNISYDWTNSLKKQPLASEAFSIDYQFYLFILAGILALIFMVIEGRKYADEIAIKFGTERFKAIYIMVVVLILSILIIAATWYLQDFKKQSSAKVEQILDLSQDRISNDLNNWYNSRLLLVKQVSRLPLFKQQVEALVTAKNSNDTNEISNVRDSLHQFFAQRPSTTLNARGYNIISTSGVNLLNHINELTGQQNAITQQRIDIFKQVLNGETKFIPAVKPHLTSSSEENRESFIYIASPVFDSDGNIIAVFALNFDPLKSFTSIFTQLKKGETFDAVAIDVNGQLVSGSRFQKALIKTKKISIKQSAILNVSLPDTQNNQIVQSTILGIGGKSFSGYLNYRNKLVVGTWKWHKLFNITTVVELDFEEFEEEYIQLRDVLFSILSVTIFILIALSSFMFIISRRANEINNRSKAELENLVAHRTEELANSERKNRSVLSSVADGIFGIDKQGNCVFFNESACTLLGFTEAEAIGQNYLNLFNHTNADGSENTIETSIIANAIKTQKTIRVSNNVFWHKDGEKIFVGYSVAPITSTDDGLVAVVAFSDISDRLKERERIDSLLETAPITMLVVNQSDLIVQANATTQRMLGFTPNELVGQPLSTLVPEHRRAEHHSFTLDYWKDPVIHRSGIDDGALDLLTKNGGSIEVESVYTPINIAEEQLLIISIRDITQENLAKKALVAAKQLSDEASKAKSDFLANMSHEIRTPMNAIIGMSHLALEYDLDNKPRNYIQKVHKAAESLLGIINDILDFSKIEAGKLDLERIDFHLEDVMHDLANIIGLQTHEKGLELLFNIAPDIPIYLTGDPLRLNQILINLASNAAKFTEQGQIVISIKLVELESKQVKLRFAIQDSGIGMSEEQLQKLFKSFSQADSSTTRKYGGTGLGLTICKKLVTLMGGDIWVESNVGKGSCFFFDVCLELPKGQVEQKFTEQQMQMLANKNVLIVDDNPMALEVLQAIMKSFKCNVITATNGLEAIAVAQAFDSEFDFALIDWKMPGIDGIKTIEKLKTLVSDKTKNFIMVTAHGREEIKRYAQDVGSDFIDSFIAKPVTASSVFDEMMHLMGQSFIETNRTLKRTNELRQDQQSLAGAKILLVEDNELNQELAMELLKQADIIVDLAENGEQAVNMANEQTYDGILMDLQMPIMDGYTATGIIRQEYPKLPILAMTANAMAGDKEKVVAAGMNDHIAKPINVGEMFAIMNKWIKPSGLSVTQKQGIAEQVKQIANIEKPVVTDITLVSFSHINISSGLAICNGNAELYTRLLKKFTSNQSSFYLSFNEAWSENQIKDATLIAHTLKGAAANIGAKVLHQQAGELESACVNEEETEVISSEFQLCSQKLQLVMTELNEFFEKQDSLENGATLNKDEPLFDLHALLPKLIELLALVNEFDADASELAEHIMKEIAAKDIKQNFKVVLKAIESYDFDQATVQLVQFLDKHNLEY
- a CDS encoding HD domain-containing phosphohydrolase, with amino-acid sequence MSEQFTVLIVDDNADNIDVLNGILRPFYKVKAALNGELALKIANGKQKPDLILLDVMMPKMDGHEVCRRLKASPVTSDIPVIFVTAKTEIADEQSGFALGAVDYITKPVSVPIVQARVKTQLALYDQQRELENKVKERTKELENTRAQIIRRLGRAAEFKDNETGMHVIRMSCYAKFLAVEINANSEWAELLSNAAPMHDIGKIGIPDHILLKPEKLNDEEWLEMQRHVEYGVEILGNHDSPLLSLAVEVCAYHHEKFDGSGYPNQLKGKDIPLSARIVAIADVFDALTSERPYKKAWSIEQAFAFIDEQSGKHFDPDLIAPFKNCLEQIKQVMCEYADEHERATFGNV